The DNA window GGTGAGGGGATTATAATATGACTGAAGATAAAAAATTTTCAAGGGAAATTATTGGCAAAACAGTGGTAAGTAAAACCGGAAAAAGGTTTGGTGAAGTTGGCGACATTATTTTTGAAACAAAATCAGGTGAATTAATTCACATTGAATTAGCTAACCCAACATCGTACACTGAAAAACTGGAACTGGAAAGAGGAAAAGATAACAAGATATTAATTCCTTATAGCGCAGTTATTGCTTCAGGCGATTTTTTAGTAATAGCCGAAGAAGACATAATTTAGTTTTAATTAATACTTTTTCTAATTTAT is part of the Candidatus Woesearchaeota archaeon genome and encodes:
- a CDS encoding PRC-barrel domain-containing protein, coding for MTEDKKFSREIIGKTVVSKTGKRFGEVGDIIFETKSGELIHIELANPTSYTEKLELERGKDNKILIPYSAVIASGDFLVIAEEDII